The following nucleotide sequence is from Candidatus Hydrogenedentota bacterium.
TCGTGCAGAATCGTCGCGCGGGCGTTTTGGCCCAGTTCCGCGCGCAGGCGCGGCTGGTCCATCAGCCGCAGCAGCGCCCGGGCGAAGGCCTCCCGGTCATTGTCCGGCACCACCAGCCCGTTGACCCCGTCCGTGATCGGCCACGCCGCGCCCGCGCAGGCGACCACCGCCCTCCCCGCAGCCATGGCGTTCAGCAGCTTGATGGGGTAGCCGGACCAGGACACGCGGGGCACGGCGACAATCACATCCCCGGACAGCGCCGCCCGCAGTTCGTCGAAGCCCGCGCCGGGCAGGTGCTCCACGCCGGGAAAGGGCGGCGGGTCGCCCGTGGCCATCAGCAGACGCACGGAAGGACGGGACTCCCGGATGCGCGCGACGGCCCCGAGAAGCAGCCCGAGGTTCTGGTAGGCGTCTATGTTGCCGGTGTAGAGCACCGGGGGCATGGCGGACTGTTCGGCGGACGGCTCGCCAAAGGCTGAGGCGTCCACCGGCGGGGGGATGACCATGAGCCGCTCCTGGGGACAACCGCGAAGCGCGAGATAACCGGCAAGCCGCCGGTGCGGCACAATAATCCGGTCCGCACGGCGCGGAAAGGTTTCGTCGAAAAAACGCCCCAGCCGCGCGGCCCACCGCGTTCGGCGGCGCCCCTGCCAGTAGTACGGCAGCTCGTCGGCCAGGGCGTTGTGCGCGAAATAAACCACTGGCCGCCGCAGCGTGGCCAGCGCGGCGAGAAGCGCCTCATAATTGTGGGCGCAGACCGCGTCCGCCCCCTCCAGGTTCAGGGTTTTGCGCAGGGTGAACCACAGCGCCGCGTCGTGGATGGGCTTGGTGAGTGACGGGCCGGACGCCTCGATGTCGCGGGCAAAAGGCCAGTTCCCCGCGCGGCGCAGGGGCGGGTCGTCCGGCGCGCATTCGCCCCGGCCGTGGCCGTACACCACCATCCG
It contains:
- a CDS encoding glycosyltransferase family 4 protein, producing MKMNIVMAGACPYPFPQGSQIYLRETARALAGLGHDVRMVVYGHGRGECAPDDPPLRRAGNWPFARDIEASGPSLTKPIHDAALWFTLRKTLNLEGADAVCAHNYEALLAALATLRRPVVYFAHNALADELPYYWQGRRRTRWAARLGRFFDETFPRRADRIIVPHRRLAGYLALRGCPQERLMVIPPPVDASAFGEPSAEQSAMPPVLYTGNIDAYQNLGLLLGAVARIRESRPSVRLLMATGDPPPFPGVEHLPGAGFDELRAALSGDVIVAVPRVSWSGYPIKLLNAMAAGRAVVACAGAAWPITDGVNGLVVPDNDREAFARALLRLMDQPRLRAELGQNARATILHEHDPGAVGRQIEQVLLEAADMAPDNAADVIQEG